A window of the Candidatus Kapaibacterium thiocyanatum genome harbors these coding sequences:
- a CDS encoding ribosome recycling factor, whose translation MKTIVDESSSHMKKAVEHVQHQLAKVRTGRASASLLDNVKVEYYGEQTPVGQVGSISTPDARSILIQPWDRSALSGIERAILAANLGITPQNDGQVIRINVPPLTEERRKDIVKMCKKIAEDGKLAVRNIRRDANEELKKNEKTEHYSEDERKRGEDDVQKQTDKYIKEIDTILAAKEVEVMEE comes from the coding sequence GTGAAAACCATCGTCGACGAATCCTCGTCGCACATGAAAAAAGCCGTCGAGCACGTACAGCACCAGCTCGCCAAGGTCCGCACCGGCCGCGCTTCGGCCTCCCTTCTCGATAACGTGAAGGTCGAATACTACGGCGAGCAGACGCCCGTAGGCCAGGTAGGCAGCATCAGTACGCCCGACGCACGTTCCATCCTGATCCAGCCGTGGGATCGCTCCGCATTGAGTGGTATCGAGAGGGCCATCCTGGCCGCCAATCTCGGTATCACGCCCCAGAACGACGGGCAGGTGATCCGCATCAACGTACCCCCGCTGACGGAAGAGCGCCGCAAGGACATCGTCAAGATGTGCAAGAAGATCGCAGAAGACGGCAAGCTTGCAGTGCGCAACATCCGCCGCGATGCCAACGAAGAACTGAAGAAGAACGAGAAGACCGAACATTACAGCGAAGACGAACGCAAGCGTGGCGAGGACGATGTACAGAAGCAGACGGACAAGTACATCAAGGAGATCGATACGATCCTGGCCGCCAAGGAAGTGGAAGTCATGGAAGAGTGA